From Camelina sativa cultivar DH55 chromosome 7, Cs, whole genome shotgun sequence, one genomic window encodes:
- the LOC104701017 gene encoding basic salivary proline-rich protein 2-like, producing MLPKMKLVVLISFLLLPFCTSKFGDSYGDGVLHTVQYSENMVEKSIPEMIDYPKRAINPNNDHKRNGWGRPVRPPPSQMNSKYHKMQQPPPHMNSKNDQTINGWGRPVRPPPSQMNSKNDQIINGWGRPVRPPPSNMNSKNDQTINGWGRPVRPPPSQMNSKNHKMQQPPPHINSKNDQTINGWGRPVRPSPPQMD from the exons atGCTTCCAAAGATGAAACTAGTGGTTCTCATATCGTTTTTGCTCCTTCCATTCTGTACTTCAA AGTTTGGTGATAGCTATGGAGATGGAGTTCTTCACACAGTCCAATATTCAGAAAATATg GTTGAAAAAAGTATCCCAGAAATGATAGATTATCCAAAAAGAGCCATAAATCCAAACAATGATCATAAAAGAAATGGTTGGGGTCGTCCTGTGCGACCACCACCATCGCAAATGAACTCTAAATACCATAAGATGCAACAACCGCCGCCGCATATGAATTCTAAGAACGATCAAACAATAAACGGTTGGGGTCGTCCTGTGCGACCACCACCATCGCAGATGAACTCTAAGAATGATCAAATAATAAACGGTTGGGGTCGTCCTGTGCGACCACCACCATCGAATATGAATTCTAAGAATGATCAAACAATAAACGGTTGGGGTCGTCCTGTGCGACCACCACCATCGCAGATGAACTCTAAAAACCATAAGATGCAACAACCGCCACCACATATAAATTCTAAGAATGATCAAACAATAAACGGTTGGGGTCGTCCTGTGAGACCTTCGCCACCACAAATGGATTAA
- the LOC109125630 gene encoding defensin-like protein 18, with amino-acid sequence MAKFFTTIILIFVALVLFADFEAPTIVKVALCNRESETWSRRCVNDGQCRDHCINNDIGVDGNCAGGYPWYRGCFCFFAC; translated from the exons GTTTTTTACAACCATTATCCTTATCTTTGTTGCTCTTGTTCTATTTGCTGATTTTG AAGCACCTACAATTGTGAAGGTGGCGCTTTGCAATAGGGAAAGTGAGACATGGTCAAGGCGTTGTGTAAACGATGGTCAGTGCAGGGATCATTGCATTAACAATGATATAGGAGTAGATGGAAACTGCGCTGGTGGCTACCCGTGGTACAGAGGATGTTTCTGCTTCTTCGCTTGCTAA